Proteins encoded within one genomic window of Citrobacter amalonaticus Y19:
- a CDS encoding NAD(P)-dependent oxidoreductase gives MKTTHSGVVGFLGLGVMGREMARNLAQAGYTVRAFDIVSSAGDTLRPFGIEIVSDIPSAVRDADIVISMLPDTPQVEEIVRGPQGLLSVPPRGKLYVDMSTIAPEATRKLSQALQAVGVTMLDAPVSGGPIGAKNGTLTIMVGGDAKGFEQATPYLRAMGTTLNHVGASGAGQTVKLCNQLICGINIQAICEALALARAWDINLPQMREVLLGGSAASWMLDKLAPAMIEGDTSAGFRIDLMMKDLRLVLEAAQKHPVPLPATALVASQYQNAQAYGEGANGNQALFKVYDRLTGQRTANTN, from the coding sequence ATGAAAACGACTCATTCCGGTGTTGTTGGCTTTCTTGGCTTAGGCGTGATGGGGCGCGAGATGGCACGCAATCTTGCGCAGGCGGGCTATACCGTACGCGCGTTTGATATCGTCAGTAGCGCAGGCGATACGTTGCGTCCGTTCGGTATTGAAATTGTCAGCGATATCCCCTCCGCCGTCCGCGATGCCGATATCGTTATCTCAATGCTGCCGGACACGCCCCAGGTAGAAGAGATCGTGCGTGGCCCGCAGGGACTGCTGTCTGTGCCGCCACGCGGAAAACTGTATGTGGACATGAGCACCATTGCCCCTGAAGCCACCCGCAAGCTGAGCCAGGCGCTCCAGGCCGTCGGCGTCACCATGCTTGATGCGCCCGTCTCCGGCGGACCGATTGGTGCTAAAAATGGCACGCTGACCATCATGGTCGGCGGCGACGCGAAGGGTTTTGAGCAAGCCACACCTTATCTGCGCGCCATGGGGACGACGTTAAATCATGTTGGCGCATCCGGTGCCGGACAGACCGTGAAGCTGTGTAACCAGCTGATTTGCGGGATCAATATTCAGGCGATTTGCGAAGCACTGGCACTGGCGCGCGCCTGGGATATCAATTTGCCACAAATGCGGGAAGTGCTGCTGGGTGGTTCTGCGGCCTCATGGATGCTCGACAAACTGGCTCCGGCCATGATCGAAGGTGATACCTCCGCCGGTTTTCGCATCGATCTGATGATGAAAGATCTCCGTCTGGTTTTAGAAGCCGCGCAAAAGCATCCCGTTCCCCTTCCGGCGACCGCCCTTGTGGCGAGCCAGTATCAGAATGCGCAGGCCTATGGTGAAGGTGCAAATGGTAACCAGGCGCTGTTCAAAGTCTATGACCGGTTGACCGGTCAACGGACCGCAAACACAAATTAA
- a CDS encoding Y-family DNA polymerase, protein MFALCDVNSFYASCETVFRPDLRGRPVVVLSNNDGCVISRSPEAKPWAIMGAPYFRQKEAFRRHGVVCFSSNYELYGDMSNRVMTTLDALAPRVEIYSIDEAFCDLTGVRNCRDLTDFGKEIRNTVLQQTHLTLGVGIAQTKTLAKLANHAAKKWPQQTGGVVDLSNLERQRKLMAALPVDEVWGVGRRISKKLTAMGINTVLDLADTHIAVIRKHFNVVLERTVRELRGEPCLALEEFAPVKQEIIFSRSFGERITEYEPMRQAICAYASQAAERLRSEHQYCRFVSTFVKTSPFVPNEPCYSNSASVKLLTPTQDSRDIISAATRCLDAIWKEGHRYQKAGVMLGDFFSQGVAQLNLFDDNAPRPGSEKLMDVLDSLNAKKGRGTLYFVGQGIQQPWQLKRQMLSPRYTTRFSDLLVVR, encoded by the coding sequence ATGTTTGCACTATGCGATGTGAATTCGTTTTATGCCTCCTGTGAGACGGTGTTCAGGCCCGATCTGCGCGGGAGACCCGTTGTTGTGCTGTCGAATAACGATGGCTGTGTGATTTCCCGCAGCCCCGAAGCGAAACCGTGGGCGATCATGGGAGCACCTTACTTCAGGCAAAAAGAGGCGTTCCGGCGTCATGGGGTGGTATGTTTCAGTTCGAATTACGAACTCTACGGCGACATGAGCAATCGGGTTATGACGACGCTCGACGCGCTGGCACCCCGCGTTGAAATTTACAGTATCGACGAGGCGTTTTGCGATCTGACAGGGGTTCGAAACTGTCGGGATCTCACGGATTTTGGCAAAGAGATCCGCAACACGGTCTTACAGCAGACACATCTGACGCTCGGCGTGGGGATTGCGCAGACAAAAACGCTGGCCAAGTTGGCTAACCACGCGGCGAAAAAGTGGCCGCAGCAGACGGGCGGGGTTGTGGATCTGTCGAATCTCGAACGGCAGCGAAAATTGATGGCGGCTCTGCCGGTTGATGAGGTATGGGGCGTTGGCCGTCGTATCAGCAAAAAGCTGACTGCGATGGGCATAAACACGGTACTCGATCTGGCAGATACGCACATCGCGGTGATACGCAAGCATTTCAATGTGGTGCTGGAAAGAACCGTGCGGGAGTTACGCGGCGAGCCCTGTCTGGCGCTTGAGGAATTTGCGCCCGTGAAGCAGGAGATCATTTTCAGTCGGTCATTCGGTGAGCGCATTACGGAATACGAACCGATGCGCCAGGCGATTTGCGCTTACGCGAGCCAGGCGGCAGAGAGACTCCGGAGTGAACATCAGTATTGCCGGTTTGTCTCGACATTCGTGAAGACGTCGCCGTTTGTGCCGAATGAGCCCTGTTACAGCAATAGCGCGTCCGTGAAACTACTGACACCGACGCAGGACAGTCGGGACATCATCAGCGCGGCCACGCGATGCCTCGATGCTATCTGGAAAGAGGGGCATCGTTATCAGAAGGCCGGGGTCATGCTCGGCGATTTTTTCAGCCAGGGCGTGGCGCAACTCAATCTGTTCGATGATAACGCACCGCGTCCCGGCAGCGAGAAGTTGATGGACGTCCTTGATTCGCTCAACGCCAAAAAGGGGAGAGGAACGCTGTACTTTGTCGGGCAGGGTATTCAGCAACCCTGGCAACTGAAACGACAGATGCTTTCTCCGCGCTACACGACGCGTTTTTCCGATCTGCTGGTGGTCAGGTGA
- a CDS encoding MBL fold metallo-hydrolase, whose protein sequence is MKLTILVDNNTYIDRYLTGEPGVCYFIECSGLNILFDVGYSDVFLKNAQLLGIDLTRIDKIVLSHGHNDHTWGLNHLFQHYDRMPSPPAKKVDIIAHPAAFMPKFYESKPIGMNHNAFCVDYFFNVVSSTHPLKLSEDITFLGQIPRLNHYEAQHPVGHTHNHDGELTADYVIDDSAMAIKTKDGLVIVTGCSHAGICNIIEYAKSVTGESRVASVIGGFHLLNADETLLSETGKYLSALSADSLYPSHCTDLAAKIHLSRYVDLNEAGVGLTLNFPL, encoded by the coding sequence ATGAAATTAACCATACTGGTAGATAACAATACTTACATTGACAGGTATTTGACTGGAGAACCTGGCGTTTGCTATTTCATCGAATGCTCAGGGTTAAACATTCTTTTTGATGTTGGTTACTCTGATGTTTTTTTAAAAAATGCACAGCTTCTGGGGATCGACCTTACGCGCATTGATAAAATTGTATTATCACATGGGCATAACGATCACACCTGGGGGTTAAACCATTTGTTCCAGCATTACGACCGAATGCCGTCACCTCCCGCAAAGAAAGTTGATATCATCGCCCACCCCGCCGCATTTATGCCTAAATTTTATGAATCAAAACCCATTGGGATGAACCATAATGCATTTTGCGTCGATTACTTCTTTAATGTTGTCAGTTCCACGCACCCTCTGAAATTATCCGAAGACATCACGTTTTTAGGGCAAATTCCTCGTCTTAATCATTATGAAGCGCAGCATCCGGTAGGCCACACGCATAATCATGATGGTGAGTTAACGGCCGATTACGTGATTGACGATAGCGCAATGGCAATTAAAACAAAGGATGGACTGGTGATTGTCACCGGATGCTCACATGCCGGGATTTGTAATATTATCGAGTACGCAAAATCCGTCACTGGAGAATCAAGAGTCGCCTCCGTTATAGGCGGTTTTCATCTGCTTAATGCCGATGAAACGTTACTCTCAGAAACCGGGAAATATCTCAGCGCATTGTCTGCTGATTCGCTTTATCCCAGCCATTGCACCGATCTTGCCGCAAAAATCCATCTCTCCCGTTATGTGGATCTCAACGAAGCGGGCGTAGGACTCACGCTGAACTTCCCCCTGTAG
- a CDS encoding amino acid ABC transporter permease, translated as MNIPLNFAHIQFLLEGTLWTIVLSLMAFGGGGIMGFLIALGRIAPVRAIRLVISTWVQLIQGTPLLIIMFMVYFGLPQLGMTISPLLAAGLSLTIYASAYLGEIWRGCIQAVPRAQWEAAECLALSRTQRMFKVVLPQAIKLATPPTVGFSVQIIKNTSLASVVGFVELARAGQLINNSIFEPFIIYLIVAALYFCLCFPVSVLSRRLEQGAPEKKGKPVQTVSPRIN; from the coding sequence ATGAATATTCCCCTCAATTTCGCCCATATTCAATTTCTGCTGGAAGGCACACTGTGGACAATCGTCCTGTCACTTATGGCGTTCGGCGGCGGTGGCATAATGGGTTTTCTGATAGCTCTGGGCCGCATCGCACCGGTTCGTGCAATACGTCTGGTCATTTCAACCTGGGTGCAGTTAATTCAGGGGACGCCTCTGCTGATTATCATGTTCATGGTCTATTTCGGATTGCCGCAACTGGGCATGACGATTTCGCCCTTACTGGCCGCCGGACTGTCTCTCACCATTTATGCCAGCGCCTATCTGGGCGAAATCTGGCGAGGGTGTATTCAGGCCGTTCCCCGCGCGCAATGGGAGGCGGCGGAATGTCTGGCGCTTTCCCGCACGCAGCGCATGTTTAAAGTCGTTCTGCCGCAAGCCATCAAGCTTGCCACACCGCCAACCGTGGGATTTTCGGTTCAAATCATCAAAAACACGTCACTGGCTTCTGTCGTGGGGTTTGTCGAACTGGCTCGAGCCGGACAACTGATTAATAACTCGATTTTTGAGCCATTTATTATCTATCTCATTGTTGCTGCATTGTATTTTTGTCTGTGCTTTCCCGTATCGGTATTAAGCCGTCGGCTTGAACAGGGTGCGCCAGAGAAAAAAGGGAAGCCTGTACAAACCGTGAGTCCACGAATCAATTAA
- the rpiB gene encoding ribose 5-phosphate isomerase B: MQIVIGSDHAGFQLKQELIQWLQQAGHQINDIGSYNPDPVDFPDIAYAVCSKVREENGLRGILVCGTGVGAVIAANKVKGIRAAVCHDVHSAHQAVEHDDVNVMCIGAQIVGPWLARDLIDAFLQATFVQDADFVRRVEKLALLEQNN, from the coding sequence ATGCAGATCGTCATTGGCAGTGACCACGCCGGATTCCAGCTCAAACAAGAACTCATTCAGTGGCTGCAACAGGCAGGCCACCAGATTAACGATATCGGGAGTTACAACCCCGATCCGGTGGATTTTCCTGACATTGCGTATGCCGTATGCAGCAAAGTGCGCGAGGAGAATGGTCTGCGCGGGATCCTGGTTTGCGGTACTGGCGTGGGCGCGGTGATTGCCGCGAATAAAGTAAAAGGCATCCGCGCTGCCGTTTGTCATGACGTGCATTCCGCACACCAGGCGGTTGAGCACGATGACGTGAATGTGATGTGCATCGGCGCACAGATCGTTGGCCCCTGGCTGGCGCGCGATCTCATTGACGCATTTTTGCAGGCGACCTTTGTTCAGGATGCAGACTTCGTCCGTCGCGTCGAGAAATTGGCCTTACTCGAGCAGAATAACTGA
- a CDS encoding amino acid ABC transporter permease → MMLDFTAILSQWQLLLDGATLTARLALVTTVTGFLIGTLCAIARRSQSRVFARVAAIYVESIRNTPFLVQIFLVYFGLSSMGFSFTAFTVSVIALTINVGAYTAEIMRAGFESVHKGQWEAAETLGLTKWQQYWHVALRPAIERVYPSLTSQFILLMLASSVTSQISTEELTATANFIQSETYRPFETFVIVAGIYIALSLLMRLIFWLFGQAIFPRRRRLGTMI, encoded by the coding sequence ATGATGCTCGATTTCACAGCAATACTTTCACAATGGCAGCTCTTGTTGGACGGTGCGACATTGACCGCCAGACTGGCCTTAGTGACGACAGTGACGGGTTTTCTGATAGGCACACTCTGTGCCATTGCCCGACGCTCTCAATCCAGAGTGTTTGCGAGAGTCGCGGCAATCTATGTTGAATCCATTCGCAATACGCCATTTCTGGTACAAATTTTTCTGGTTTATTTCGGTCTGTCGAGCATGGGGTTTTCGTTTACCGCCTTCACCGTCTCTGTAATTGCGTTGACGATTAATGTGGGCGCCTATACCGCAGAAATTATGCGTGCAGGGTTTGAATCCGTGCATAAAGGACAATGGGAGGCCGCTGAAACCCTGGGATTAACCAAATGGCAGCAATACTGGCATGTTGCATTACGACCCGCGATCGAGCGCGTTTATCCTTCGCTGACCAGTCAGTTTATTTTATTAATGCTGGCCTCATCGGTGACCTCGCAAATATCCACTGAAGAACTCACCGCGACTGCGAATTTTATTCAATCAGAAACCTACCGCCCCTTTGAAACTTTCGTGATTGTGGCGGGGATTTATATCGCCCTCTCGCTGTTAATGCGGCTGATATTCTGGCTGTTTGGACAGGCTATTTTTCCTCGCCGTCGCCGGCTTGGCACCATGATTTAG
- a CDS encoding threo-3-hydroxy-L-aspartate ammonia-lyase: MSETTRPEYADVAAAAERIKGYANKTPVMTSRTVNEEFGADVFFKCENLQRMGAFKFRGAMNALRQFTPQQRAAGVVTFSSGNHAQAIALSAKLLGIPATIIMPHDAPAAKVAATKGYGGNVVMYDRYTEDREQIGRELAEKQGLTLIPPYDHPHVIAGQGTATKELIEEVGPLDVLFVCLGGGGLLSGSALAARQLSPDCIIYGVEPEAGNDGQQSFRSGKIVHIDTPKTIADGAQTQHLGHYTFPLIQKYVNDILTVSDNELIAAMKFMAERMKIVAEPTGCLGFAAARARKAELSGKKVGIIISGGNVDIARYGEFLAGK; encoded by the coding sequence ATGAGTGAGACTACACGTCCTGAATATGCTGATGTTGCCGCCGCCGCCGAGCGCATTAAAGGATATGCAAACAAGACGCCCGTGATGACGTCCCGGACCGTCAATGAGGAATTTGGCGCTGATGTTTTCTTTAAATGTGAAAACCTCCAGCGTATGGGAGCCTTTAAGTTTCGTGGGGCGATGAATGCATTACGCCAGTTTACGCCGCAACAGCGTGCTGCTGGCGTGGTGACATTTTCTTCCGGAAATCATGCCCAGGCGATAGCGCTGTCAGCCAAATTGCTGGGTATTCCGGCGACAATCATCATGCCGCATGATGCGCCAGCCGCGAAAGTGGCGGCGACCAAGGGGTATGGCGGCAATGTTGTTATGTACGATCGCTATACGGAAGATCGTGAACAGATTGGTCGTGAACTGGCTGAAAAACAAGGACTGACGCTCATCCCTCCCTACGATCATCCCCATGTTATCGCCGGCCAGGGCACGGCAACCAAAGAGTTGATTGAGGAGGTCGGCCCACTGGATGTTCTATTTGTCTGTCTGGGGGGCGGGGGGTTGCTTTCTGGTTCAGCACTGGCAGCCCGGCAACTCTCTCCAGATTGCATTATTTATGGCGTGGAGCCTGAAGCCGGTAACGACGGACAGCAGTCGTTTCGAAGCGGAAAAATCGTTCACATCGATACGCCAAAAACGATCGCTGATGGCGCACAGACACAACATCTCGGGCACTATACGTTTCCGCTGATTCAAAAATACGTTAATGATATTCTGACCGTTTCAGATAATGAACTTATTGCCGCGATGAAGTTTATGGCGGAACGCATGAAAATTGTTGCTGAACCCACCGGCTGTCTTGGCTTTGCCGCTGCAAGGGCGAGAAAAGCGGAACTCAGCGGGAAAAAAGTCGGCATTATTATTAGCGGCGGCAACGTGGATATCGCGCGCTACGGTGAGTTTCTGGCCGGGAAATAA
- the blaSED gene encoding SED family class A beta-lactamase has protein sequence MLKIRFHQTLLIAGLLAFFVGSSPLSAREQATTTQIQQKLAALEKQSGGRLGVALINTADRSQILYRGDERFAMCSTSKAMVAAAVLKQSETQHDILQQKMAIKKADLTNWNPVTEKYVDKEMTLAELSAAALQYSDNTAMNKLLEHLGGTGNVTAFARSIGDTTFRLDRTEPELNTAIPGDERDTTTPLAMAKSLHKLTLGDALADTQRAQLVAWLKGNTTGGQSIRAGLPENWVVGDKTGGGDYGTTNDIAVIWPEGRAPLILVTYFTQPQQDAKGRKDVLAAAAKIVTQGL, from the coding sequence ATGTTAAAAATACGATTCCATCAGACGCTACTTATCGCTGGCCTGCTCGCTTTCTTTGTCGGCAGCTCGCCGCTTTCAGCCCGTGAGCAAGCGACAACCACGCAGATCCAACAGAAACTTGCAGCATTAGAAAAACAATCGGGTGGTCGACTGGGCGTTGCGCTGATTAATACCGCCGATCGGTCGCAAATCCTATATCGCGGCGACGAGCGCTTTGCCATGTGCAGCACCAGTAAGGCGATGGTCGCTGCCGCGGTATTAAAACAAAGCGAAACTCAACATGATATTTTGCAGCAGAAAATGGCCATCAAAAAAGCCGATCTGACGAACTGGAATCCGGTGACGGAAAAATATGTCGATAAAGAGATGACATTAGCGGAGCTAAGTGCTGCCGCTCTGCAATACAGCGATAACACGGCGATGAATAAACTGCTTGAGCATCTGGGTGGCACCGGCAACGTCACGGCTTTTGCCCGTTCGATTGGCGACACCACGTTTCGCCTGGACCGGACAGAACCCGAACTGAACACCGCCATTCCGGGTGATGAACGCGATACCACAACGCCACTGGCGATGGCGAAAAGCCTGCACAAGCTGACGCTGGGCGATGCGCTGGCAGATACACAACGTGCACAACTGGTTGCATGGTTGAAAGGCAATACAACCGGCGGCCAGAGCATTCGTGCCGGACTGCCTGAAAACTGGGTGGTTGGCGATAAAACCGGAGGCGGTGATTATGGCACGACCAATGATATCGCGGTTATCTGGCCCGAAGGTCGTGCGCCGCTGATCCTCGTCACCTACTTTACACAGCCACAACAGGATGCCAAAGGACGTAAAGATGTTCTGGCCGCCGCCGCAAAGATTGTGACGCAAGGGCTTTGA
- a CDS encoding transcriptional regulator, translating to MPKNDENSLLSQLDTIAKGLSETFAPFCEVVVHDLKDPEHAIMSIHNNLSGREAGQPATELGLARIASADFPEIIANYGNQFADGRPVKSTSIGIKDEEGKYVAALCLNVDMTLFRGMQSALARFTETECSPVREHLDPGSTEVIRQRIDDFAAKRATTARALKTEDRKILIQQLRKEGLLNVRKSMDTVAQHLGVSRATAYLYARQPG from the coding sequence ATGCCAAAAAACGACGAGAATTCACTTCTCAGCCAGCTTGACACTATCGCGAAGGGATTAAGCGAAACGTTTGCTCCCTTTTGCGAAGTGGTTGTTCATGATCTCAAGGATCCTGAGCATGCGATTATGTCGATACATAATAATTTATCCGGACGTGAGGCTGGGCAACCGGCCACGGAACTCGGGCTGGCAAGGATTGCGTCTGCGGATTTTCCTGAAATTATTGCCAACTACGGTAATCAGTTTGCCGATGGCCGTCCGGTAAAAAGTACGTCTATTGGCATTAAGGATGAAGAGGGCAAATACGTCGCCGCACTATGCCTTAATGTCGATATGACGCTTTTCCGGGGGATGCAGAGCGCGCTGGCGCGTTTTACTGAAACAGAGTGTTCTCCGGTGCGTGAACATCTTGACCCCGGAAGTACTGAAGTGATTCGCCAGCGAATCGATGATTTTGCCGCGAAACGCGCCACCACGGCGCGCGCGCTTAAAACCGAAGACAGAAAGATTCTGATTCAACAGTTACGAAAAGAAGGATTGTTGAATGTACGTAAATCCATGGACACGGTGGCGCAGCATTTAGGGGTATCACGGGCGACGGCCTACCTCTATGCGCGCCAGCCCGGGTGA
- the zinT gene encoding metal-binding protein ZinT, whose protein sequence is MIHWKKLSVSLGMLWFSSYAFAHGDHAHGVPLTEMEQKAAQGEFVDSNVRDRALTDWEGMWQSVYPYLVSGELDPVFKQKAEKDKGKTAEEVKAYYRKGYATEVDTIGIENGVMEFHTGKQVASCQYDYAGYKILTYTSGKKGVRYLFECKEANSKAPKFVQFSDHIIAPRTSNHFHLFMGNTSQQALLEEMDNWPTYYPYQLKAQAVVDEMLHH, encoded by the coding sequence GTGATTCATTGGAAAAAATTATCCGTTTCTCTGGGAATGCTGTGGTTTAGCAGTTATGCCTTTGCCCACGGCGATCACGCGCATGGCGTGCCGTTGACAGAAATGGAACAGAAGGCGGCGCAAGGCGAATTTGTGGATAGCAATGTCAGGGACAGGGCGCTTACCGACTGGGAGGGCATGTGGCAATCCGTTTATCCTTATCTGGTCAGTGGCGAACTGGATCCGGTTTTTAAGCAGAAGGCGGAAAAGGATAAGGGCAAAACGGCGGAAGAGGTGAAAGCCTATTACCGTAAAGGGTATGCGACGGAAGTCGATACCATTGGTATCGAAAATGGCGTGATGGAGTTTCATACCGGCAAGCAGGTTGCCTCCTGTCAGTATGATTATGCCGGATACAAGATCCTGACCTATACATCAGGTAAAAAAGGGGTGCGCTATCTGTTTGAATGCAAAGAGGCAAACAGCAAAGCACCAAAGTTTGTGCAGTTCAGCGATCATATTATTGCGCCGCGCACGTCGAACCATTTCCACCTTTTTATGGGCAATACCTCACAGCAGGCGCTACTGGAAGAGATGGACAACTGGCCAACCTATTACCCTTATCAACTCAAGGCGCAGGCCGTGGTGGATGAAATGCTGCACCACTAA
- a CDS encoding LysR family transcriptional regulator: protein MRSHLPLNALRAFEASARHLSFTRAALELCVTQAAVSQQVRILEDRLNRVLFKRLPRGLEMTDEAQALFAVLTDAFGQIDTIFRKFEGGEYREVLTVAAVGTFAVGWLLPRIEQFRQAHPFVELRLRTNNNVVNLAAEGLDFAIRFGSGQWPATHNEMLCEAPLTVLCTPETAQRLSQPADLLQEDLLRSYRADEWDNWFAAAGVTAERINGAVFDSSRLMIETVIHTGGAALVPAMMFARELAAGQLVRPFEIEISMGGYWLTHLKSKPMTPAMEIFRDWIVKMT from the coding sequence ATGCGTTCTCATCTTCCCCTCAATGCGCTACGCGCCTTTGAGGCGTCGGCTCGCCATTTGAGTTTTACACGAGCGGCACTGGAACTCTGCGTCACGCAGGCCGCCGTCAGCCAGCAGGTGCGTATTCTGGAAGATCGCCTGAACAGAGTGCTTTTTAAACGCCTGCCCAGAGGGCTGGAAATGACGGATGAGGCGCAGGCGCTGTTTGCCGTCCTGACCGACGCCTTTGGCCAAATTGACACCATTTTCCGTAAGTTTGAGGGCGGGGAGTATCGTGAGGTGCTCACGGTCGCCGCGGTTGGTACTTTTGCCGTTGGCTGGTTACTGCCGCGCATTGAACAATTCCGGCAGGCGCATCCCTTCGTTGAGTTACGCCTGCGCACAAATAACAACGTCGTGAATCTGGCGGCGGAAGGGCTGGATTTTGCCATCCGCTTTGGTAGCGGTCAGTGGCCCGCTACCCATAACGAAATGCTGTGCGAGGCGCCGCTGACCGTCCTGTGCACGCCAGAAACCGCGCAACGGCTTAGCCAGCCCGCCGATCTTCTGCAAGAGGATCTTCTGCGTTCATACCGGGCAGATGAGTGGGATAACTGGTTTGCGGCGGCAGGTGTGACGGCTGAACGGATCAATGGCGCTGTTTTTGACTCCTCACGCCTGATGATTGAAACGGTCATCCATACCGGCGGTGCGGCACTGGTTCCGGCAATGATGTTCGCCAGAGAACTGGCAGCCGGACAACTCGTTCGTCCCTTTGAAATTGAGATCAGCATGGGCGGTTACTGGCTTACCCATCTGAAGTCGAAACCGATGACGCCCGCGATGGAAATCTTCCGCGACTGGATCGTGAAAATGACATAA
- a CDS encoding RidA family protein, which yields MHPDITLNSASHGLPPAGHYSASVTAGGFVFISGQLPVTQRGEKMAGASFAEQTRQVLENVDACLKGAGVSRQHLVSVRVYVTDINLWPTFNEIYAEWIGDFRPSRVVAGVAELHYGSALEVEAIALAQ from the coding sequence ATGCACCCGGATATCACACTGAACTCAGCATCTCATGGGCTTCCCCCCGCAGGCCACTACTCGGCAAGCGTGACCGCCGGGGGATTTGTTTTTATCTCAGGACAACTGCCAGTCACCCAACGCGGTGAGAAAATGGCGGGGGCGTCTTTTGCGGAACAGACCCGACAAGTTCTGGAAAATGTCGATGCCTGCCTGAAGGGGGCCGGTGTATCCCGCCAGCATCTGGTTTCTGTCCGTGTCTATGTGACAGATATCAATCTCTGGCCGACGTTTAACGAAATCTACGCCGAATGGATTGGTGATTTCCGTCCATCTCGTGTCGTTGCAGGGGTTGCAGAGCTGCATTATGGCTCAGCCTTAGAAGTGGAAGCGATCGCGCTGGCGCAATAA
- the uspF gene encoding universal stress protein UspF, with amino-acid sequence MYRSVLVPIDISEADLTRQLIPQVKIHAKTAKVHFLAVIPSVPFYASLGLAYSGELPDKNGLQTKASQKLDEIVKQFDIPEGRVQKHVVYGPPKDQILKLADAVSADLVIIASHQPGISTYLLGSTAAAVVRHAHCPVLVVR; translated from the coding sequence ATGTATCGTTCTGTTCTGGTGCCCATTGATATCTCAGAAGCCGATCTCACCCGGCAACTTATCCCTCAGGTCAAAATTCACGCCAAAACGGCGAAAGTCCATTTTCTGGCAGTCATTCCCTCAGTCCCCTTTTATGCTTCCCTGGGGCTCGCTTACTCTGGCGAACTCCCGGATAAAAATGGACTGCAGACGAAGGCATCACAGAAACTCGACGAGATTGTGAAACAATTCGATATCCCTGAAGGCCGTGTTCAAAAGCATGTGGTATACGGTCCCCCGAAGGATCAGATTCTGAAACTGGCGGATGCCGTCAGTGCTGACCTGGTGATCATCGCCTCACACCAGCCCGGTATCTCAACGTACCTGCTGGGTTCTACCGCTGCCGCCGTGGTACGCCACGCACACTGTCCTGTGCTGGTGGTACGCTGA
- a CDS encoding FadR/GntR family transcriptional regulator: MEIKREVTENCSGHDRVVKFLREQLLGGALKAGDSLLPERELSAKLGVSRPVLREALRALAMIGAVEIRHGIGTVVTKPDVSLFGEFFTFVLAHQPNVVDDVMQARIAIERQAIRLACRRGTQSDYDRLADCLREISETIHVPESGGRADFRFHETMVNASGSPTLISIYQSIGVLMQRSHLDRREQIIQVEGIEAFLIDHHRAIFAAIVERDEDKADELLSRHFEIGADFRRRATIRMVGSPSITPTP, translated from the coding sequence ATGGAAATCAAGCGTGAAGTAACGGAAAACTGCAGCGGGCATGACCGCGTTGTTAAATTTTTACGCGAACAACTGTTAGGCGGGGCATTAAAAGCAGGCGATAGCCTGCTACCCGAGCGCGAGCTGTCTGCAAAATTAGGGGTCAGCCGTCCGGTATTGCGGGAAGCGCTGAGAGCGCTTGCCATGATAGGCGCTGTAGAGATCCGTCACGGGATCGGCACCGTTGTCACAAAACCGGATGTTTCGCTTTTCGGCGAATTTTTCACCTTCGTACTGGCTCATCAGCCGAACGTGGTTGATGACGTTATGCAAGCCCGAATCGCCATTGAACGTCAGGCGATCCGCCTGGCCTGCCGCCGGGGAACACAGAGTGATTACGACAGGTTAGCGGACTGTCTGCGTGAAATCAGCGAAACGATCCATGTGCCGGAATCAGGTGGACGAGCAGACTTTCGCTTCCATGAAACCATGGTTAACGCATCAGGTTCGCCAACGCTTATCAGTATTTATCAGTCCATTGGCGTACTGATGCAGCGCTCTCACCTCGACAGACGTGAACAAATTATTCAGGTGGAAGGCATTGAAGCATTTCTCATTGACCATCACCGCGCCATTTTTGCCGCCATCGTCGAACGTGACGAAGACAAAGCCGATGAATTATTAAGTCGCCATTTTGAAATTGGGGCGGATTTTCGTCGCCGCGCCACCATTCGCATGGTTGGTTCCCCGTCCATTACTCCTACACCGTAA